CAAATGCTGGAAggatattttatttttttcggGATGTCAAGCCCAATTCAGAACAGACGTGTTGTAATGCAAGAGAAGTGATAGGCAACAATATACACTCCTAAGATGTTTCCCGCTCGAAAAACCAGTATTACTAGTAGACCATTCTATAAGTTCCTTTCTATTTTCATAATTTAACGCACAGAATAGAACATAAATGGTTTGCATCAACAATCTCAGAATGTCAATTTCAATGCCAACAATTAAATATCTTACCAACAAATGACTTTAATGGGAAATGCTCGACTTGCAAATCAGGTAAATTGGGCACATGACTATAATATACTATATTTAActatatttatatttttaataAACTCTTTTAAACATACTTAATATTTATACATAAACAAAAGAGACTATTATTTAATTTTAAGCTAATGTTTTGAACAGTTTGTGGCAATGTGTTTGTATCTTAGTTCCGAAACAAGAATTTGCTTTATACTTTATGAGCTTGGTTTACATAAGGAGACtaaaaaaacgaaaatgATCAGCTATACACGGAGTCAGAGTCATACTAGAAACGTGATAATTGAGCGTTTTCCTTTTACATAGCATCTATATCGACTATTCTTAGATGGTACAAGAGTGATCTACGTCGTTTATTTGACCTTTTTCCCTCCTttacttgaaaaattccCTCGTTTAAATGCCGGTCATTTCATGCCGAAGTAGATAAACAGAGATGATTTTAATTATACAACATGTTTAATAGAATCGTTCCAACTACACAAAGGTAGCAGAAGACGTTATAGATATGTCAGAGCTATCCTCTGTACTTTTGATAGGTGGTGCTGGGTTCTTGGGATTGCATCTGATTCAGCAGTTCCATGATGCTATGCCTGAAGCAATGATTCATGTTTTTGATGTAAGGCCGTTGCCTGAGAAACTATCTAAGCAATTTACCTTTAATCCTGAAGATATTACGTTTCATAAGGGAGATCTTACTTCACCAGATGATGTTAAAGAAGCTATAACAAATAGTAAGGCTACAGTAGTTGTGCATTCCGCTTCTCCGATGCATGGTAATACCCAAAAAGTTTACGAAATGGTGAACGTTGAGGGTACGAAGAATGTCATTGAAGTTTGCAAAAAATGTGGTGTGAAAGCATTGGTTTATACCTCTTCAGCAGGtgtcattttcaatggtCAGGATGTACACAATGCAGACGAAACATGGCCTATACCAACAGTGCCTATGGACGGTTATAACGAAACAAAAGCCATTGCAGAAGatatgattttgaaggcaAATGATCCAGCTAATGATTTCTTAACGGTAGCGCTTCGTCCTGCCGGAATTTTTGGCCCTGGTGACCGTCAATTGGTTCCGGGTTTAAGAGCCGTTGCAAAATTAGGACAATCTAAGTTTCAACTTGGCGACAATAATAATTTGTTTGATTGGACATATGCCGGTAACGTTGCAGACTCCCACGTCTTAGCCGCTCAAAAACTGCTTGACCCATCCACTGCTCCCAAAGTGTGCGGAGAGACGTTTTTTGTTACCAACGATACTCCTGCCTATTTTTGGGCCCTGGCACGTACAGTGTGGAAGGCGGATGGTCACATTGACAAGAAAGTGATTGTTTTGCAAAAGCCAGTCGCACTTCTTGCAGGGTATCTTTCTGAGTTTTTCTCCAAACTAAGCGGTAAAGAACCTGGCCTAACCCCATTCAGAGTTAAAATTGTTTGCGCCACTCGTTATCATAACATAAGCAAAGCCAAAGATCTATTGGAATACAAACCAAAGGTAAGTATTGAAGAAGGCATTGAAAAAACGTTGGCTTGGATGGATGAGGATCTTTAAATGGctctttttgaatattttaaaAGTGAAATGGCAGAAATATATACATCGATACGTTACATAGCATTTAACTTTAGTATTTTCTGAAGAAGTCTCTCTTTCCACATGATTACTCATGATTGATTAGTTACAGGTTCTTTTCCATAGTAGTATCAGTCCAGAGGACGCTGAAAGTGTTAAAAttagatcgatattgtgaGAGAAGttatatatatgaaagGGATGACTTCTAGGAatcagaaatatttgaaaagagtgTTTTCTTCGGATTTATTGATAGTAatttggtttgacattgatgataatactatgatattaaattatagagatatataattccttgattatctatatcatgaagCAAAATAAAGCTAATTGCATTTAAATAAaaatctggaaaatacgtcagtatttacACCTgacattttgcacctattgaaccgtaagagaggacgacgagtgaagaattttcatcgtcatcacaccatttctagtcccatagaatccacagtacaactgttatttcatgttccatgccatagactccttcgtagtcagactcctgagttgtaaacgtctcgtgatagattatcatccgatatctttccagtatcgattgacattctgttagggtttcatctgacatcgtttattttgttttacagaccaattgtctctttctgattcttatacgtcatctctttaatatatcttacaatctcgatctatatttcaacaatatcgATCCATATTTCAACGGATCAAAGCTCATATTAAGCTACGAATCTCTTGACTTAATCTTGATGGGATGAACTTTCTATATTTCTCAATTAATTGTTAGGGCGTGTGGTCTAGTGGTATGATTCTCGCTTTGGGCGAATCTTCGGTACACTGGGGATTATCAAATCAAGCATGCGAGAGGCCCTGGGTTCAATTCCCAGCTCGCCccaatatttttttcccGCTCTGTCAAGTTGTcatatttttatttattaaGTAGACtgagaaaattttggactTTAACATTCAGTTCATAGACCAAAAGGGTTGACTCGAGTACTACTTCAAGCCCAATTTTCCAAAGCTGAATTTCCTCGATTACCCAATTGTATTGTAAGCAAGACAATGGAACAACAGGGAAAGTCATATTCTCGCGGCCAAGCGACGGCACCCTATAGAGGGCCATTGAAGTCTCAAAAAGTGACGAAACCtagttttttcaacaaactCAAAAGGATTTTAGATAGAAAAACAGATTTCATTGCTAGCGGTTTGCATGCTTCACAGCATCCGGGAATTTATACAAGCACAAGTGGCAAGACAGATCAGCGCATGGCAAACATACCTGGTGGATTCTTCAGTCCCGACAACTCAAACACTGTTCTTCACTTGCCTAAGCGTCAAAGAGCTGAACcaagagatttttcaagtgCAAGTGTCGCTGAAAGTCACTATTCAATGGGAAGCGAAGCTGCTGACGAGAATAGGTCTGCCGATATCTCCAATGCTAAATTGGCTGACTTTTTTCGAGGGAAGGGCGACCAACCTTTATCAGATATGGAAATGGAGGGTGTGATTTCATTAATGCGGAAATCAAGCACTGCCCAAAGCTCTCGCAGAGGCTCCATTGCAAACTCCATCAATCAAGCGAAAGACTATACCGATCTAGGAACTTCTCGTGTACTCAAGAGCTCAAGAGCGCCATCTTTAACATCATTCAGGGCACCGTCGTTTGTTCCGAAATATGACATCTCGAGTGGTTCACATTCAACTGCAAATACCGGGCTCAGATCCGCGTCGGGTCGTAGACGAGTATTTGACTATTCAAATATGCCATCGCCTTATAGAACAACGGTTTACAAGTACAGTGCAGCGGACAACAAAGAACTCTCAATAACAGAAGCATCTTCGTCTGCACCCATAGTTGCTACTACAAAAAATCCAGCGCAGGAGGATTCTTTCTCCTCGTTTGGTGGTGAGCATAAAAGATTAAGCAATACTGCTTCTGCATTGGTTTCTCTTCTCGATGAAGCAGCGCCTGACCAGCAGCAGCTGCCCTCTCGCATGGCAAATCCTTACTCCTCTCATGTTCGCACATACAAAAAAGTATTAGGAGGGACAATCAAACGTGAACGTGTAATTGAACAcaaggataaaaaaaagacgGATGATCTTGCAAGAACTCAACACGAGACTACTAGTTCTGAATGGTTACCAAAGCAAGTTCAAAGCTCATTGGACAAATACAAACCCGTCAGATCGTCATCTTTACGTGCAGGTATCGAAATAGGTGATCATTCATCTAAAAGTGAAAGTAATACCGAAGACGCATTAAAGGAACTTCCCACATCGCGTTTCACATTCAACTTCAATAATGTAGTGGAGAAAAAGGAATCAAATGAACACAAAGGAAGAGCAGACGAAGTAAAAccttcttttgaattttcaaagtttgaaaatccGCTATCTTCATCTCACAAACTCTTCAACGATCTGGAACAGCAGTCTAACAGCAGAAGTTCGATAAGAAATTCCAATAATggtatttcaaaagaccCCAACAGATATTCCTTAGCAGCTGCAAATACACAAGTAGCGGATGACTCGTCACCCTGTAATTCTGTATCGACACCCAAGATTTCTTTTAAAAAGCCAGTTATTTCAAAAGTAAACGAAAAATTCGATTTTGGCTCACCCTTTCTCTCTAATTTAAACACAGACGGCATAGATGACGATAAAGTCAAGCAATTTAGATCttctttcatattttgaagatcaCTGGTAACCGTTGATAACCACCTCAAATGATATTCAGTATATTGCTGCTACAGTACTTACCTCGATTTAGCGGCGCTAATAATGTATATATTTACGTTTAAACTTATAAATGTGAATATTCTCAATGCCTTTTACTTAAAAGATAAAAGGCATTACAACACTTTTTGCttaacaaaaaatgttCTCAAGTGCCTCATTTGCCAAGCGCAAGTTCCTATTAACACAATAAGTTGAACGATCGTCCACCACATTGCACTCGAATTGACAGATTCTGATGCATCTCTGAACAATGCTTCACGTTCCCTTATCAACTTTTGTTCTCTTCTAATTTCTAACACTTtctcattcaaaatattgatctTGTTGTGTAATGTTTGAAACgaacttttctttttggagTCTATTTGAGCATCTTTACCTATCAGAAACTCTAAAGTAACTTTGGTCTTGCCCTTGCTCATCCACTTTGTAGCTTGAGGCGAAATGCAAAACCTGTGTTCACCAGATTCAATTGCTAAAAATGTAAAAAGACCAGAGGGAACCATTTTTTGGGATACCACCCGATgattatcatcaaatgtCTCTTCCACATCAAAAAGGACATCAAACTCCTGATTGTTGGCGTTAACATACGTTTTCATGTTTTCATCATAAGACTGCACATTGTACTGGATGTTCAATAATGTTTCCTTTGACAACTCCTTGCTGAAGCACTTACGATCCCCACCGTTTCCGTAATAATAAAATCCCGATACCTTTGAGGACATATATAACCAGAGGAAgatcaattgcaaaaaattgtcGAAAAGCATTCTGCAAAATCAGCCTTATTAACTCAGTTAGAGATCAGCTCAAAATTATCCAAACCTACTTATTGCAAGTTGTACcttgttttcaatttgtgAGGTGGTCATAATAAGATATTTTTCACTACAGAAAAAAACCAAACGCGTCAAGGTTAAAAAATGTCATTGTAATCTGGAAGAGAGGTAAGAGGAGTAAGGAACACCTATAAAATGACGAATCTGCTCCTTCAGGATCCGTTTGCAGTACTGAAGGAATACCCAGAGAAGCTTACGCATACTCTAGAAAATCCACTTCACACGGAATGCCTTCAATTTAGCCCCAGAGGCGATTACTTAGCGCTTGGCTGCGGGAATGGAGGAGTCGTGATTTACGATATGGATACCAACAGGCCTATATTGGCTTTAGGCAGCAAGCTTGGAGCCCATGTCAGATCGGTTCAGGCCATTTCGTGGTCTACCTGCGGTAGATACTTGCTCACTGCTTCACGGGACTGGTATGTGAAGTTATGGGACCTCGAAAACCATAGTCAACCAATAAAAGAGATTTGTGTTGGCTCACCAGTATGGACATGCCAGTGGATTGATTCATCTCGTGGACTCTGCGTGGCAACTGCGTTGGAAGAAGAGACCTCATTCCttatcaactttgaagGTCAGCCTGCTCTAACTCCGTTGATTGATGCAAGTGATCGTGATTTGTCAAATAACCAAGGCTATGTAATTAGCTTAGCAGTTCACCACACACTTAAAAATATAGTCATAACTGGATCTTCTAAAGGTTGGGTTACCTTTTACCGGCTGGATAGTGTTCCAAAAGTAATTATGAGTCAAAAGATagcaaattcaaatataaAGCATGTGGCAATATCGCAAACTGGTGATAAACTTGCAATCAATTCGTCAGATAGAACAATTAGGCAATATTCTTTGAGAATCAGCGGAGATACTATGACTGTTGATATGAAATTAGAACATAAATATCAAGATGTCATAAATAAACTCCAATGGAATGGTATATTTTTCAGTAGCAAATCGGCTGATTATCTGGTAGCATCTACAAACGGATCGTCAGCACATGAGCTCTATCTCTGGGAGACGACATCTGGAACATTAGTCCGTGTTTTGGAAGgctctgaagaagaattaaTGGATATAGACTGGAATTTCTATAATATGTGCATCGCGAGTAACGGCCTTGAATCTGGCGATGTTTACATTTGGTCAATAATCATCGCACCAAAATGGAGTGCCTTGGCTCCAGactttgaagaagttgaagaaaacattgattatcaagaaaaggaagatgaatttgacCAGGTTGACGAATTGGAACAGCAACAAGAGCTTAATCAAGTAGAGGAGGTGGATATCGATCTTATAACCAATGAGCGGTTTGACGTGCGAGGAAATGACCTGCTCGTCCCCTTATTCACGATTCCCACCAACTATGAACGCATTTTGATGATGCAATTGCCAAAGCAATGAAGGAATCACGCAATAGCGCCGTTATTTCATACAGCCAGTCAGATCATTCAATACACACAATtgtatttgattttctctGATCTTTTTGCACGGCCTTTTCTCTGCTcacatcaaaaaacatCTTCAGTTGTCAGGCatagaaaatgaagaaacagaaaaggCATGTTTCCAGCGaaattatcaagaaaaaaaagtcaagATTGAGCATATATCAATAAGTTATTCTGTTACTAGTACATCATTCTGTTATCCAGTTGTGCTTTTTTCTCCGTCGCACAGCGTCTACTCGGTTAAAATGTCGGGCTTTCCGGAGAATCCATTCATGAATAATACGCCATCATCCTCgccttcaaaatctgtAGATGGTAATAGAGTTCTTAAGCGTCCCTTAGGGAACAATTCTAGCTCATCTTTGCTTTCTTCACCTAGTCGACGAGCCAGAACTTCTGGATCAGTCATATACGGTGATCGGTTCATACCTAATAGGACAAGCATTGATCTCAATAGTATGAAATCGATAGGTAATACTGCTAGTGTTCCCACATTGATTCCATCGGTTACAGAAGATCAAGTCGAGCTACAGAGGGAAAGACAATCACGAGAAACTTTTGATACTGTACTCAAAAACGAATTATTTGGAGAGAAGTTATTAAGAGATGCCATTGGTAAAGAAAGCAGCATAGATCGAATAAAAAACACAAAGCCAGCTATACCTTGCTATCAGAGTGCTGCTGCGACTGCTTCTGTTGAAtatgaagaagatatgCCCACTACCCCGCCAGATAGCGATGAACGTCCCCAGTCAGCTCCTGTTACTCCGAGAAGAGCTCTCCCGCAAGGTCCGGAAGAATCCTATCGTCCCTCGAGTAACTCAATGAGAGGTGCAAGTCTTTTGACTTACCGAGAACGTACTGGAACCAGACCTTCAACTACGTCTATATTACAgtctcatttttttgattcagCATCACCTGTCCGCCCCGAATCGAAGCAATTATTGTTATCTCCGGGGAAAAAATTTCGCCAAATTGCGAAAATTCCTTATAGAGTACTGGATGCGCCATCCTTGGCTGATGATTTCTACTATGACTTGATCGACTGGTCCTCTACAGATGTATTGGCAGTGGCGCTAGGgaaatcaatatttttgactGATAACAATACAGGGGACGTGATTCACCTATGTGACACCGAAAATGGATTCACGAGTCTACGTTGGGTTGGAGCTGGCTCTCATCTAGCTGTTGGACAAACCGATGGATTGGTTGAGATATATGATGtgataaaaaggaaatgcaTCCGGACACTCTCTGGTCACATGGATAGAGTTGCTTGTCTAACATGGAATAATCATATTCTCAGCTCAGGTAGTCGAGATAGGTCTATTTTACATAGAGATGTAAGGGCGCCtgattctttctttgagcGAATCGAAACTCATTCTCAGGAGGTTTGTGGTTTGAAATGGAATCCAGAAACTAATAAATTAGCATCCGGCGGTAATGATAACGTGGTTCATGTTTATGACGGCACAATCAAAACTCCTATGTTTAGCTTTAATGAACATACAGCTGCTGTCAAGGCTATGGCATGGTCTCCCCATAAGCGGGGGGTTTTGGCTACAGGCGGGGGCACAGCAGATCGGAAATTGAAGGTTTGGAATACTATCACTGGAAGCAAACTTTGTGATGTGGACACTGGATCGCAGGTTTGCAATATGGTTTGGTCCAACAACACTGATGAAATAGTGACTTCACATGGATATTCGAGGTACAACCTTACAGTCTGGGATTACCAAACAATGGATCCCGTGGCTATCCTTAAGGGACATAGCTTTCGTGTACTGCATATGACTCTATCTGCAGATGGAACGACGGTAGTTTCTGGTGCTGGTGATGAAACTCTCAGATATTGGAAGATTTTTGGTAAAGTGAAGGCAAAGACGAATCCTAACTCTATAATTTTCAGTTCCCTTAATCAAATCAGGTGAGAAGATAAATGCTATTCTATAGGATATAAAACTTTTAAATACACGAAGTAAAGATGCAAAAACAGGGCGCATAAGTTGATAGACGTCGTATGGCCAATCGCTATTGAAAGTCCAGCAGCCAGTTATTGAGTATCTTTTCGAGATCAATCGGCGCCTTTTCTGACTCCCAATTTTTGAGGTATTCTTCGAAGTTAACACTCTTCATGTTCTGCAACTGCCTCATGCCAGTACAAAAGAGTGTCTTCCTCTCAAGTGTGTGTAATGTTTCTCGATGATGTGTAGTTTGTTGTTCGCACGCTTGCCAAACCTTTTCCTTGAGTGTTTTGACTAATAAGAACTTATACAAGTCTTCATTATTCCATAATGATGccaatttcaattccattAACCCCAACACAACTTCAATCAAAACGTACTTATAAAGGGCAGAATCCGTCTCTATAATTTCGCGAATGTCAGAATCGACTGTGCCTTGAATTGGACATGAAAAATCGGAATATTTGTACGACCTCGTTGGATGCTGATATATGTCCTTCAAAACAACGAACAAATATTGCATAACAGTTGATCCCCGAGTGTACCAGACAAATTTGTCAATATCTGCTTGAATTAATCTCTTGCACGTGTGAAATAGTAACAATATTGAAAGGTGAATTACATCTTTTCTAAAAGATTGTTTCACCTCTAAGATTTTCTCGATATCCATTGAATTCATGACAGCTACTTCTTTACTGCTTTTACGCAAGATTTTGTCTTTCTCGGAGTGTAAGCATAATAGTGCATAGTATCTCAGATGCAACctgaagagaaaaatgttGAGAGTGCATGCAAAGTAATCTGAGAATTTAGATTTTGAACATCGCAAACTTTCATTGATGGAACGTATATCCTCATACAAATCTGCAATACCCTTTTCCGTTCTGTCTAGGTCCTCCTTGCACAAAAGTGTGCTGGAGGTCAATGCCATAGTGTGGCGAAACATAACATTAATTTTGTACCTGCCAATTGCATATGCTGTGGAAATATCAGTTTTAATATTGTGACTTAGCTCTTGCAATGGCACGTAACTCATGAAATGCGATGGCGTGAGGAATGAAAAGCCGCAAACTACGGAAGAGGAACCTTCAATATATATTAGAAAGTGCCACAACAATTTGAGATCCAAGTCCTTGTACGTAGAACTTTTATGCAGACCCAATTGCTGGCCTAGCCTGACCAACATACTCGAATAACCAGTTGCAGCAACCATATTTGGGTCAATGACAAAGTTTACAATGACAAAAGCACGCAGAGACTCTAATAAGGGTCTTAATGGAAATTCAGCAACATCCAGTAGGTACCTGTAGGCTTTATAGTAATTATTGCATAAAAGCAAGTCAGGAATAACCTCAGATGCAACAGCGACATAAGAggaacaaaagaagattgcCATGAGGAGAAGAATGTTCAGAGCATTCACATTTTTCCGCTCCTGCAAAGACTGATATACATCTGAGAGAATCTCTGTAATTCTATCTTGGTCCAAAATGGGAATAATCGGCTGGATGCAAGCAAAATATGTCTCAATTTGACTCATCGCAGCTTCTTGAGTGGGTGGTAGCAGTACCAGAACATCATCGATGCTACGTGCGGGAGTCGAAAATCTATCAAATTTAGTAATTTCATTTCGCCTAATTACGCTATCTAGCGTCAGTTGACCATAATGCTCAGCACATATGATTCTATCATTGATTGAACTTGTGAAAAATGGGTAGGAGAACTTAGATTTATATATTACTGAATTTgtgttcaatttctttgatttcttgaCCTTCCCATGTGTGGTATTCTTCAATCGAAGAGGACTCTTACGTTGGTTTTCGTCCTCTTTGCCAACAGATGTTTTACTGAATCCGTAGATACATTGGTCTGTGACACTTAACCCAACACAAGTTGAGCATGGCTTTTCCTTATTGCATTTCAACTTGTGTTCATAACAGTACTTACAAGACTTAATTACTCTTTTCCTTGTGATTTTTTGACCAGTCATTCATCGTAGTATTTTGCTCCACGTTGGTGGGCAAGCAACTGAcgtttgatattttttatagCGCAGAACACACTGAAATGCCTATATAAAAAACACAAATATAGAAAGAAATACATAAAGATGGGATATTGTTAAGATAAGTTTGAACCAGATTAAGCCAGAAAAACTTCCCTCAGTTCACCCGCTAGAAAATCAGCTTCTGCTTTGTAGTTGAGTTTATGTAAGTTCGCGACCGTGTATCTTATTCTTGTCTGGTCGTTATAAGAGTCCTCACGAGCTCTTACTCTAAAGTCGTACTGGTTCATTTGTATACTTTGGGTGATTTTCGTAAATTCATCAGAgtcatcatttttcaaatttactAATGTCGCCGCATCGACACCAATTAGTTCCTTTGCTTGGTCGTTAAACAATGTTAGCCACATGTGACCTGATTCATCTATAACAGAAATAGTTAGCATGTACCTCCAATCCACAGATTCATTATTGGTATCACATTTTTCACATCTCCATGTACCATCTGACTGTTCTATGACCTTCTTGTTGCAGTTTTCGTTAGTACAGGCAGGATACGCAAAATTGTCAACTTTAAGGAAACTCACAGCTGCCTTGACACTGAAAAAATCGCCCTTATCATTTCTACCCAAGTTTTGCTCTTGAGCTGTAGCAATGGTTATACGCTGAGAGATAAATTTCATTAAATTTGATGTAGATGCACTTGCACCTGGATCTTGCTTCAAGGAGGCAAAATTCTCGTGACGCCCAGTAGTATCATACCAACCCTTCAAGGAATAGCCTTCTGGAATTTCAGGATTTGGAACCATAGTACTAGTAAATCCCATTGAAAGTGATTTGCCGCCAAAATCTGTAACACGTACACCTTTGAACGCCACTACAGAACCTTCAGGTAAGTTGAACTCTAAAGCCTGTTGATTCCAAAGACCAACTGAAATTGAGTATCCGGAATCATCTATAATAGAGATATCACGAcgatcaaattttttacctGCTTTGGAGGTAAGCTCAAAATGAGGATTAACGGTTTGAACAATTCCTAA
This Zygotorulaspora mrakii chromosome 5, complete sequence DNA region includes the following protein-coding sequences:
- the CDH1 gene encoding Cdh1p (similar to Saccharomyces cerevisiae CDH1 (YGL003C); ancestral locus Anc_4.122), which produces MSGFPENPFMNNTPSSSPSKSVDGNRVLKRPLGNNSSSSLLSSPSRRARTSGSVIYGDRFIPNRTSIDLNSMKSIGNTASVPTLIPSVTEDQVELQRERQSRETFDTVLKNELFGEKLLRDAIGKESSIDRIKNTKPAIPCYQSAAATASVEYEEDMPTTPPDSDERPQSAPVTPRRALPQGPEESYRPSSNSMRGASLLTYRERTGTRPSTTSILQSHFFDSASPVRPESKQLLLSPGKKFRQIAKIPYRVLDAPSLADDFYYDLIDWSSTDVLAVALGKSIFLTDNNTGDVIHLCDTENGFTSLRWVGAGSHLAVGQTDGLVEIYDVIKRKCIRTLSGHMDRVACLTWNNHILSSGSRDRSILHRDVRAPDSFFERIETHSQEVCGLKWNPETNKLASGGNDNVVHVYDGTIKTPMFSFNEHTAAVKAMAWSPHKRGVLATGGGTADRKLKVWNTITGSKLCDVDTGSQVCNMVWSNNTDEIVTSHGYSRYNLTVWDYQTMDPVAILKGHSFRVLHMTLSADGTTVVSGAGDETLRYWKIFGKVKAKTNPNSIIFSSLNQIR
- the ERP1 gene encoding Erp1p (similar to Saccharomyces cerevisiae ERP1 (YAR002C- A) and ERP6 (YGL002W); ancestral locus Anc_4.124), yielding MLFDNFLQLIFLWLYMSSKVSGFYYYGNGGDRKCFSKELSKETLLNIQYNVQSYDENMKTYVNANNQEFDVLFDVEETFDDNHRVVSQKMVPSGLFTFLAIESGEHRFCISPQATKWMSKGKTKVTLEFLIGKDAQIDSKKKSSFQTLHNKINILNEKVLEIRREQKLIREREALFRDASESVNSSAMWWTIVQLIVLIGTCAWQMRHLRTFFVKQKVL
- the ERG26 gene encoding sterol-4-alpha-carboxylate 3-dehydrogenase (decarboxylating) (similar to Saccharomyces cerevisiae ERG26 (YGL001C); ancestral locus Anc_4.126), translating into MSELSSVLLIGGAGFLGLHLIQQFHDAMPEAMIHVFDVRPLPEKLSKQFTFNPEDITFHKGDLTSPDDVKEAITNSKATVVVHSASPMHGNTQKVYEMVNVEGTKNVIEVCKKCGVKALVYTSSAGVIFNGQDVHNADETWPIPTVPMDGYNETKAIAEDMILKANDPANDFLTVALRPAGIFGPGDRQLVPGLRAVAKLGQSKFQLGDNNNLFDWTYAGNVADSHVLAAQKLLDPSTAPKVCGETFFVTNDTPAYFWALARTVWKADGHIDKKVIVLQKPVALLAGYLSEFFSKLSGKEPGLTPFRVKIVCATRYHNISKAKDLLEYKPKVSIEEGIEKTLAWMDEDL
- a CDS encoding uncharacterized protein (ancestral locus Anc_4.121); the protein is MTGQKITRKRVIKSCKYCYEHKLKCNKEKPCSTCVGLSVTDQCIYGFSKTSVGKEDENQRKSPLRLKNTTHGKVKKSKKLNTNSVIYKSKFSYPFFTSSINDRIICAEHYGQLTLDSVIRRNEITKFDRFSTPARSIDDVLVLLPPTQEAAMSQIETYFACIQPIIPILDQDRITEILSDVYQSLQERKNVNALNILLLMAIFFCSSYVAVASEVIPDLLLCNNYYKAYRYLLDVAEFPLRPLLESLRAFVIVNFVIDPNMVAATGYSSMLVRLGQQLGLHKSSTYKDLDLKLLWHFLIYIEGSSSVVCGFSFLTPSHFMSYVPLQELSHNIKTDISTAYAIGRYKINVMFRHTMALTSSTLLCKEDLDRTEKGIADLYEDIRSINESLRCSKSKFSDYFACTLNIFLFRLHLRYYALLCLHSEKDKILRKSSKEVAVMNSMDIEKILEVKQSFRKDVIHLSILLLFHTCKRLIQADIDKFVWYTRGSTVMQYLFVVLKDIYQHPTRSYKYSDFSCPIQGTVDSDIREIIETDSALYKYVLIEVVLGLMELKLASLWNNEDLYKFLLVKTLKEKVWQACEQQTTHHRETLHTLERKTLFCTGMRQLQNMKSVNFEEYLKNWESEKAPIDLEKILNNWLLDFQ
- the SWD1 gene encoding COMPASS subunit protein SWD1 (similar to Saccharomyces cerevisiae SWD1 (YAR003W); ancestral locus Anc_4.123) gives rise to the protein MTNLLLQDPFAVLKEYPEKLTHTLENPLHTECLQFSPRGDYLALGCGNGGVVIYDMDTNRPILALGSKLGAHVRSVQAISWSTCGRYLLTASRDWYVKLWDLENHSQPIKEICVGSPVWTCQWIDSSRGLCVATALEEETSFLINFEGQPALTPLIDASDRDLSNNQGYVISLAVHHTLKNIVITGSSKGWVTFYRLDSVPKVIMSQKIANSNIKHVAISQTGDKLAINSSDRTIRQYSLRISGDTMTVDMKLEHKYQDVINKLQWNGIFFSSKSADYLVASTNGSSAHELYLWETTSGTLVRVLEGSEEELMDIDWNFYNMCIASNGLESGDVYIWSIIIAPKWSALAPDFEEVEENIDYQEKEDEFDQVDELEQQQELNQVEEVDIDLITNERFDVRGNDLLVPLFTIPTNYERILMMQLPKQ
- the NUP60 gene encoding FG-nucleoporin NUP60 (similar to Saccharomyces cerevisiae NUP60 (YAR002W); ancestral locus Anc_4.125) yields the protein MEQQGKSYSRGQATAPYRGPLKSQKVTKPSFFNKLKRILDRKTDFIASGLHASQHPGIYTSTSGKTDQRMANIPGGFFSPDNSNTVLHLPKRQRAEPRDFSSASVAESHYSMGSEAADENRSADISNAKLADFFRGKGDQPLSDMEMEGVISLMRKSSTAQSSRRGSIANSINQAKDYTDLGTSRVLKSSRAPSLTSFRAPSFVPKYDISSGSHSTANTGLRSASGRRRVFDYSNMPSPYRTTVYKYSAADNKELSITEASSSAPIVATTKNPAQEDSFSSFGGEHKRLSNTASALVSLLDEAAPDQQQLPSRMANPYSSHVRTYKKVLGGTIKRERVIEHKDKKKTDDLARTQHETTSSEWLPKQVQSSLDKYKPVRSSSLRAGIEIGDHSSKSESNTEDALKELPTSRFTFNFNNVVEKKESNEHKGRADEVKPSFEFSKFENPLSSSHKLFNDLEQQSNSRSSIRNSNNGISKDPNRYSLAAANTQVADDSSPCNSVSTPKISFKKPVISKVNEKFDFGSPFLSNLNTDGIDDDKVKQFRSSFIF